A window of the Mesotoga prima MesG1.Ag.4.2 genome harbors these coding sequences:
- the yidD gene encoding membrane protein insertion efficiency factor YidD — MKKILLFLIDFYRKKISPRTRPRCRFSPTCSTYTYEAIERFGALKGLILGIWRIIRCNSFNPGGFDEVPDHFTLLRRHEK, encoded by the coding sequence ATGAAAAAGATACTACTGTTTCTGATAGATTTCTACAGAAAAAAGATCTCCCCTAGAACCCGCCCAAGATGCAGGTTTTCTCCCACTTGTTCAACATACACATATGAGGCAATAGAGAGATTTGGAGCTCTGAAAGGGCTAATTCTAGGCATCTGGAGAATAATCAGATGCAATTCCTTCAATCCAGGGGGGTTCGACGAAGTACCAGATCATTTCACGCTATTGAGGAGGCACGAAAAATGA
- the rnpA gene encoding ribonuclease P protein component, with the protein MNLRDQSLSKNERLRRKADFDRVFKKGKSIVDPFFVVLYVKNGLPFSRIGISIRRKFGKAHLRNRLRRLVKEVYRTNKQVFPEGYDILFIARKDLSDLFKKRKVGYFDIVQIIKRIAEKIGETSDEKDTTVSDRFLQKKDLP; encoded by the coding sequence GTGAACCTCAGAGATCAGTCCCTTAGTAAAAACGAAAGGCTAAGACGAAAGGCAGACTTCGACAGAGTCTTCAAAAAGGGAAAATCAATTGTTGACCCTTTTTTTGTTGTATTGTATGTTAAGAATGGTCTGCCTTTTTCTCGTATAGGGATATCTATAAGACGGAAATTTGGAAAGGCTCACCTGAGAAACCGCCTCAGAAGATTGGTTAAAGAGGTTTACCGAACTAATAAACAAGTCTTTCCCGAAGGGTATGATATACTTTTCATTGCAAGAAAGGATCTATCCGACCTGTTTAAGAAGAGAAAAGTTGGATATTTTGATATTGTACAGATCATTAAACGAATCGCTGAGAAAATTGGAGAAACGTCCGATGAAAAAGATACTACTGTTTCTGATAGATTTCTACAGAAAAAAGATCTCCCCTAG